The Desmonostoc muscorum LEGE 12446 genome includes a region encoding these proteins:
- a CDS encoding NAD-dependent epimerase/dehydratase family protein: MSDNKEFSSEKSSSIKNILILGATGYIGGALCRKFSQTEDFAVFALVRPSSDVETIKPFCKEIIRSQEVSFSSNDVAQAIRKHDITTVINVAWHMPPEPTKEAQFAKDRIALEAALHGARAVSPDIHVITTSGNFSLITADGGRITETPPPKGYTRPEYLACFDLLAGVNVLKDGLVEEYISNGGNASIVYPSSVYGRAPTRGSFWDFAIQQFITGKPHQGSQPFPPDFMTAWIHVEDLVDCYIAAARKGTKGGHYLAAPESLSISQMSTLFAEAAEVEFVAPVFENKDKVIFDDSHTREVLQLQWKYKVADEVKGWVERIKELGTYFLQ; encoded by the coding sequence ATGTCGGACAACAAAGAATTTTCATCCGAAAAAAGTTCTTCCATTAAAAATATCTTGATTTTGGGTGCAACCGGCTATATTGGCGGAGCGCTGTGCCGTAAGTTTTCCCAGACAGAAGATTTCGCCGTCTTCGCACTTGTCCGTCCAAGTAGTGATGTTGAGACCATAAAGCCTTTCTGCAAGGAAATAATCCGCTCTCAAGAGGTAAGTTTTTCCAGCAATGATGTTGCCCAAGCAATTCGCAAGCATGATATTACAACAGTAATTAATGTAGCTTGGCACATGCCTCCAGAACCAACCAAAGAAGCTCAATTTGCCAAAGACCGTATAGCATTAGAAGCCGCTTTACACGGTGCTAGGGCAGTTTCACCAGATATTCATGTAATTACAACCAGCGGCAATTTTTCTTTGATTACCGCCGATGGAGGACGAATCACCGAAACACCTCCGCCAAAAGGCTATACACGACCCGAATATTTAGCATGTTTTGACTTACTAGCAGGTGTAAATGTGTTGAAAGATGGGCTAGTAGAAGAATATATCAGCAATGGAGGTAACGCTTCCATTGTGTATCCTTCATCAGTGTATGGTCGGGCACCAACTCGTGGCAGTTTCTGGGATTTTGCAATTCAGCAGTTCATTACAGGGAAACCACACCAAGGCTCTCAGCCATTTCCACCAGATTTTATGACGGCGTGGATTCATGTTGAAGATTTGGTAGACTGCTACATTGCCGCAGCACGAAAAGGCACTAAAGGAGGACATTACCTGGCTGCGCCGGAAAGTTTGAGTATTAGCCAGATGTCAACTTTGTTTGCCGAGGCCGCTGAAGTAGAATTCGTTGCGCCAGTCTTTGAAAACAAGGACAAAGTTATATTTGATGATTCTCATACTAGAGAAGTGCTTCAACTTCAATGGAAGTATAAAGTCGCTGATGAGGTGAAAGGTTGGGTAGAAAGAATAAAAGAGTTAGGAACTTATTTTTTACAGTAA
- a CDS encoding methyl-accepting chemotaxis protein, producing the protein MFNKTNTNNGSGPQNRASLISSQKVTGSVVKLPSKPTAETTGNSSSNQAFGYFTRLSLVTKATILAIAISTLPVLAIGAIAFSFANKSITKQITQSQQAEAIGLSDKINRFMLGRYGDIQVISSLPFLTNSQASDSTSSQEKQAVLNRVVEAYQAYDSVAIFDRLGNLIVQSTGELLENQKDQKYFQEVLQKDAPVISNPQAASTGVVSIYITAPIKNTFTGQTIGVVRARMPVKSLNEVIKNYAVNGQQYHLLDAVGTVFLSPQQKLLGKQAKAEYRSLAKLLTAKKIDSFIEVPKTYKKQELVSYVPSTKLDGLPDLNWQVLLSTDTAIVFEPQRQLLWIIAIGTGLTALIVAAIASRLAKLTTQPILNATAALTKLNQGKLNTRLDTKRQDELGVLSANINQMAEQLEVLSKEQEVDVEGAKLLADITLKIRRTLKTEDIYQAAVKEVHRAIKTDRVIIYYLNSETWDGVVVAESVTGNWPEMIGVRIDEPDFWRRHIETYQDHRVQAVANIHQDPNLKNAEGYIQLLEKFAVKGNLITPILVQEQLFGLLIAHHCETPRVWQEPEINLFQQIATQIGYALEEAKLLEEIEQTKNVAVKGSDDDRQEKEALQQQLLELLDDIEGAARGDLTVRADVTAGEIGTVADFFNSIVESLRDIVTQVKQAATQVNTAIGSNEGAIRQLAEEALTQATEINRTLDAVDQMTQSMQAVAESAEKAAFIANHAAHSATQSGHAMDLTVQNILSMRETVSETAKKVKRLGESSQQISRVVSLINQIAIQTNLLAINAGIEAARAGEEGQGFAVVAEEVGELAIRSAAATQEIEEIVENIQRETSEVVQAMEIGTTQVVEGTRIVEEAKESLSQILDVSRQIDFLVQSISTATASQVETSQSVSQSMKDIAAVSQRTSDSSLQISQSLQETVEISQQLQETVGTFKVS; encoded by the coding sequence ATGTTTAATAAAACTAACACGAACAACGGTAGTGGCCCTCAAAATCGGGCATCGCTGATTTCATCTCAAAAAGTTACTGGAAGTGTAGTTAAGCTGCCAAGTAAGCCTACTGCTGAAACTACTGGTAATTCTTCTAGTAATCAGGCTTTTGGCTATTTTACAAGGCTAAGTTTAGTTACGAAAGCAACAATTTTGGCGATCGCCATTAGTACACTACCAGTATTGGCCATAGGTGCGATCGCTTTTAGCTTTGCCAACAAATCCATTACTAAGCAAATTACCCAGTCTCAACAAGCCGAAGCCATCGGTTTAAGCGATAAAATAAACCGTTTCATGTTGGGACGCTACGGAGATATCCAAGTAATATCTAGTTTGCCATTTTTGACAAATTCCCAAGCTAGTGATAGCACAAGTAGTCAAGAAAAGCAAGCAGTATTAAACCGCGTTGTGGAAGCTTACCAAGCTTATGATAGTGTTGCCATTTTCGATCGCCTTGGCAACTTAATTGTTCAATCCACAGGCGAACTTCTGGAAAACCAAAAAGACCAAAAATATTTTCAAGAGGTTCTGCAAAAAGATGCTCCTGTTATTAGTAATCCACAAGCAGCAAGTACTGGTGTAGTAAGTATTTACATAACAGCACCGATTAAAAATACATTTACGGGTCAAACCATTGGCGTGGTTCGAGCGCGGATGCCTGTCAAATCTTTAAATGAAGTCATCAAAAACTACGCAGTCAATGGACAACAATATCATTTACTTGATGCTGTGGGAACAGTTTTTTTGAGTCCACAACAGAAATTATTGGGCAAACAAGCAAAGGCAGAATATCGGAGTTTAGCTAAACTGCTAACAGCAAAAAAAATAGATAGTTTTATTGAAGTTCCTAAAACTTATAAAAAACAAGAATTAGTTAGCTATGTGCCATCAACTAAGTTAGATGGCTTGCCTGATTTAAATTGGCAGGTACTTTTATCTACAGACACAGCAATTGTATTTGAACCGCAAAGACAATTGTTGTGGATTATAGCCATTGGCACTGGATTGACAGCTTTGATTGTAGCAGCGATCGCATCTCGGTTAGCGAAACTGACTACACAGCCTATTCTCAATGCAACTGCGGCATTAACAAAGCTAAATCAAGGGAAATTAAATACCCGTTTGGACACCAAAAGACAAGATGAGTTAGGGGTATTGAGTGCAAATATCAACCAGATGGCTGAACAATTGGAGGTCTTGTCCAAGGAACAAGAAGTAGATGTTGAAGGGGCAAAATTACTAGCAGATATTACCCTCAAGATTCGGAGAACTCTGAAAACAGAAGATATTTATCAAGCAGCAGTTAAAGAAGTTCACCGAGCGATAAAAACAGACCGAGTAATCATTTATTATTTGAATTCAGAGACTTGGGATGGTGTCGTTGTTGCTGAATCAGTAACAGGCAATTGGCCAGAAATGATCGGAGTGCGAATTGATGAGCCTGATTTTTGGCGACGCCATATAGAAACTTATCAAGATCATCGAGTCCAAGCAGTTGCTAACATTCATCAAGACCCAAATTTGAAAAATGCCGAGGGTTACATTCAACTATTAGAAAAATTTGCCGTCAAAGGTAATTTGATTACACCGATTCTTGTCCAAGAGCAGCTTTTCGGCTTATTAATTGCTCATCATTGCGAAACTCCTCGTGTTTGGCAAGAACCGGAAATAAACTTATTTCAACAGATAGCAACTCAAATCGGTTATGCATTAGAAGAAGCCAAGTTACTAGAAGAAATAGAACAAACTAAAAATGTTGCAGTCAAAGGTTCTGATGATGACCGGCAAGAAAAAGAAGCACTGCAACAACAACTTTTAGAACTACTCGATGATATAGAAGGTGCAGCTAGAGGCGATTTGACAGTGCGTGCAGACGTGACTGCTGGAGAAATAGGCACTGTTGCCGACTTTTTCAACTCCATTGTGGAAAGTCTGCGGGATATTGTTACCCAAGTTAAACAAGCTGCTACTCAAGTAAATACCGCCATCGGCTCAAACGAAGGAGCCATCCGCCAACTAGCTGAGGAAGCACTCACCCAAGCTACCGAAATCAACCGCACTCTCGATGCTGTTGACCAAATGACCCAATCTATGCAAGCCGTCGCCGAAAGTGCCGAAAAAGCAGCTTTTATTGCCAATCATGCTGCTCACAGCGCCACTCAAAGTGGGCACGCGATGGATTTGACAGTACAAAACATCCTATCTATGCGGGAAACTGTTTCTGAAACTGCCAAAAAAGTCAAGCGTCTCGGCGAATCTTCCCAACAAATTTCTCGCGTGGTTTCGTTAATTAATCAAATCGCCATCCAAACTAACTTGCTTGCCATTAACGCCGGTATTGAAGCAGCCCGCGCAGGTGAAGAAGGTCAAGGTTTTGCTGTAGTTGCCGAAGAAGTCGGCGAACTAGCAATTCGCAGTGCCGCTGCAACCCAAGAAATTGAAGAAATTGTGGAGAATATCCAACGAGAAACCAGCGAAGTGGTGCAGGCGATGGAAATCGGAACTACCCAAGTGGTGGAAGGTACTCGAATTGTAGAGGAGGCGAAGGAAAGTCTAAGTCAGATTTTGGATGTATCGCGTCAAATTGACTTCTTAGTGCAGTCGATTTCCACTGCAACTGCATCTCAGGTAGAAACATCACAAAGTGTCAGTCAATCGATGAAAGACATCGCTGCTGTATCACAACGCACCAGCGATTCTTCTCTGCAAATTTCCCAATCTCTGCAAGAAACTGTGGAGATTTCCCAGCAATTGCAAGAGACTGTCGGAACTTTTAAAGTTAGTTAA
- the alr gene encoding alanine racemase — MLSRKEIPGVVSNEQCDTYAWFSQRAWVEIDLGALSYNVQRLVQFLSPRTKLMAVVKADAYGHGAVTVAQTAIQSGASWLGVATVPEAIQLREGGIQAPILILGATHTLEQIHAIAQWNLQPTLCSPKQALVFSDILESMNYSSPIPVHIKLDTGMSRLGTNWQQAGEFVQLVQRLPHLSIASIYSHLATADDPDTTAMEEQHRRFEEAIAQIKAMGIQPPCLHLANSAAALTDRALHYDIVRVGLAVYGLYPATHLEKAIDLKPVLELKARVTQVKTIAAGTAVSYGHKFIAPRQLRLAVVGIGYADGVPRNLSNKMQVLIRGQRVSQIGTITMDQLMLDVSAMPDIQEGEVVTLLGEQGKEKISADDWAEQLNTISWEILCGFKHRLPRVAVM; from the coding sequence ATGTTAAGTCGCAAGGAAATCCCCGGTGTAGTTTCTAATGAGCAGTGCGACACCTACGCGTGGTTTTCGCAACGAGCTTGGGTAGAAATTGATTTGGGGGCGTTGTCGTACAATGTACAGCGATTAGTGCAGTTTTTATCGCCGCGTACTAAATTGATGGCAGTGGTAAAAGCTGATGCCTATGGACATGGGGCGGTAACGGTGGCTCAAACTGCAATCCAATCGGGAGCTAGTTGGCTGGGAGTCGCTACAGTTCCAGAGGCGATTCAATTGCGAGAAGGCGGGATTCAAGCCCCGATTTTGATTTTAGGGGCGACTCATACATTAGAGCAGATTCATGCGATCGCTCAGTGGAATCTTCAGCCGACACTGTGCAGCCCGAAACAAGCCCTGGTATTTTCCGATATCTTAGAATCCATGAACTATAGTTCTCCCATTCCCGTACACATCAAATTAGACACGGGAATGTCTAGGCTGGGAACTAATTGGCAACAAGCTGGTGAATTTGTGCAATTAGTGCAGCGGTTACCACATCTTTCTATTGCCAGTATTTATTCGCATTTGGCAACAGCAGATGATCCTGATACTACCGCAATGGAAGAACAGCATAGACGATTTGAGGAAGCGATCGCCCAAATCAAAGCAATGGGAATTCAACCACCTTGCTTGCACTTGGCAAATTCAGCGGCGGCACTTACAGATCGAGCATTGCACTACGATATTGTGCGAGTAGGTTTAGCTGTTTACGGACTTTACCCAGCAACCCATTTAGAAAAGGCGATCGATCTCAAGCCCGTTTTGGAACTTAAAGCACGAGTTACCCAAGTCAAAACAATTGCCGCAGGAACAGCTGTCAGCTACGGCCATAAATTTATTGCCCCGCGTCAACTTCGCCTCGCCGTGGTGGGAATTGGCTACGCTGACGGTGTTCCTCGTAATCTTTCCAACAAAATGCAGGTGTTGATTCGGGGTCAGCGAGTGTCGCAAATCGGCACAATTACAATGGATCAGTTGATGCTGGATGTGAGTGCTATGCCCGATATCCAAGAAGGAGAAGTAGTCACCTTACTTGGGGAACAGGGAAAAGAAAAAATTTCCGCAGACGATTGGGCAGAACAATTAAATACTATTTCTTGGGAAATTCTCTGCGGCTTCAAGCATCGTCTACCTCGTGTTGCTGTTATGTAA
- a CDS encoding response regulator, giving the protein MSTTPIGSYRLFQKLHPLSLLAQLTSRRATGCLSVFTGIVYWSIYLEDGKLTYASYSDKLFERLDSHLRRLSQQIPALNSATRIQMRLMFETKNEHQSIPNADYQAICWLVNQDLITSVQAGTLIDELAKEVLESFLCLKEGSYEFSPENSLDELPKFCRLDLRLLVEHCQKQLRNRQNIQSSIPAGAGSQVLPTTQASQVQPQLQIKIGQQLAKQINFEISENNNKIPQLPVGKNIYTIACIDDSQTVLNSIKHFLDENTFSVVMINDPVKALMQILRSKPDLILLDVEMPSLDGYELCSLLRKHSAFKSTPIIMVTGRTGFIDRAKAKMVRSSGYLTKPFTQSELLKMVFKHLG; this is encoded by the coding sequence ATGAGCACAACTCCTATAGGTAGCTACAGGTTGTTCCAAAAACTACATCCGCTATCTCTGTTGGCACAATTAACTAGTCGGCGTGCTACAGGTTGCTTAAGCGTATTTACAGGGATAGTTTATTGGTCAATTTATCTAGAGGACGGTAAACTTACTTATGCCTCCTATTCAGATAAGCTGTTTGAGCGGCTTGATAGTCATTTGCGGCGTTTGAGTCAGCAAATTCCTGCTCTCAACAGCGCTACTCGGATTCAGATGCGGCTGATGTTTGAGACAAAAAATGAACATCAATCAATACCAAATGCAGATTATCAAGCTATTTGCTGGTTAGTAAATCAGGATTTAATTACCTCTGTACAAGCAGGAACTCTGATAGACGAATTAGCAAAAGAAGTACTGGAATCATTTCTGTGCTTAAAAGAAGGTAGTTATGAATTTAGTCCGGAAAATTCTTTAGATGAACTACCAAAGTTTTGTCGTCTGGATTTGCGATTACTTGTGGAACATTGTCAAAAGCAGTTAAGAAATCGGCAAAATATCCAGTCATCAATTCCTGCTGGCGCTGGTTCTCAAGTTTTACCGACAACACAAGCATCTCAAGTTCAGCCGCAATTACAAATAAAAATTGGGCAACAATTAGCGAAACAAATCAATTTTGAGATTTCTGAGAATAATAATAAAATACCTCAGTTACCTGTTGGCAAAAATATATATACAATTGCCTGCATTGATGATAGTCAAACAGTGTTGAATTCCATTAAACATTTTTTGGATGAAAACACATTTTCAGTTGTGATGATCAACGATCCAGTGAAAGCTTTAATGCAAATTCTCCGGAGTAAGCCCGATCTGATTTTGCTAGATGTTGAAATGCCTTCTTTAGACGGCTATGAGCTATGTTCCTTATTAAGGAAACATTCAGCTTTTAAAAGTACACCTATTATCATGGTGACTGGTAGAACAGGATTTATTGATAGGGCAAAAGCTAAAATGGTCAGATCATCAGGATATTTGACTAAGCCTTTTACCCAGTCAGAATTGCTAAAAATGGTTTTTAAACATCTTGGTTAA
- a CDS encoding hybrid sensor histidine kinase/response regulator, whose protein sequence is MLNDKELEIQMQFLEEATDYLNTLEGVLLEIDTSNRIDLDKINAALRAAHSIKGGAGMMGFRSLSDLSHRLEDSFKVLKTRKNSLEIDTQLQSLLLSGVDWLRQIVDLLAQGNLVEEQWLATFCYPIFDELHERLGDPTAEDATSMLSPEDGQDVIPLLFETEVEECLQRLESALANSQESNLQEEFAVMAAELGGLGEMLQLSAFSKLCESVTQQLATASSGSIYEIAQLALQAWRRSQALVLTNQLDNLPTEIKFVNYTESQPILKTEIIPQFLATDATDTDILETEIVSTSTESWHKDETVAANFTFLDAEFADDVNAVNITEHNTIFARENQAIDAKLAVGKEREIPDNSVRVPSKQLEQINDLFGELIVQRNGLNAQLERLRKLVRHLNQRVQTLDRENQELRTAYHKISTQSAVPGSEQFPIENDHHIPDTDREFDILGMDRYNDINLRSQEVMETIVQLQEVTTDVQLSVDDTDQIARKINKTSKQLQTKLNHIRMRPLSDLVERFPRALRDLNVEYGKNVQLKIEGGNTLIERGILEALNEPLMHLLRNAFDHGIEDPATRRLLGKPEQGLIEIKATHHGNRTLISIRDDGWGISLEKIRTRALAMGLDASLITNASDEELLSLIFEPGFSTSDQVTTLSGRGVGMDVVRNNLKLIRGDIKVDTEPGVGTTFTLSVPFTLSVARVLLVEINKMLLAFPTDVISEISLLQNERVFQMAGSEVLNWQGTMLPLIRLSRYLEFNCLRYDSAELETPAAINVNSVLVVKGNNQPVAIQIDRCWGEQEVAVRQVEGNISLPHGFGNCTILGDGRVVPLVNINELLYWIATNQRTPKGTQLPSARLKTPFLIFDEEKVSAASTKFKGTILIVDDSINVRRFLALTLEKGGYQVEQAKDGQDALEKLQNGLRVEAVICDIEMPRLDGYGFLGRVNSDMDTKNIPVAMLTSRSSNKHRQLAMQLGARAYFSKPYNEQELLQTLEEIIRNVAEKAASN, encoded by the coding sequence ATGTTAAATGACAAAGAATTAGAAATCCAGATGCAATTTCTGGAAGAAGCGACTGATTACTTGAATACCCTGGAAGGGGTATTGCTGGAAATCGATACTAGTAACCGTATCGATTTAGATAAAATTAATGCTGCACTCCGGGCTGCTCATTCTATTAAAGGCGGTGCAGGGATGATGGGATTTAGATCCCTCAGTGATTTATCCCATCGTTTAGAAGATTCTTTTAAAGTTTTAAAAACTCGAAAAAATTCTTTAGAAATTGATACTCAGTTACAGAGTTTATTGCTTTCTGGTGTTGATTGGTTGCGTCAAATTGTAGATTTGTTGGCACAGGGAAATCTTGTTGAGGAACAGTGGTTAGCAACTTTTTGTTACCCAATTTTTGATGAGTTGCATGAACGCTTGGGTGACCCCACGGCTGAAGATGCCACAAGTATGCTATCCCCAGAGGATGGGCAAGATGTCATTCCTTTGCTATTTGAAACAGAAGTAGAGGAGTGTTTGCAGCGCTTAGAATCCGCGTTGGCAAATAGCCAGGAGTCTAATTTACAAGAAGAATTTGCCGTTATGGCAGCAGAATTGGGCGGCTTGGGAGAAATGCTCCAGTTATCAGCTTTTAGCAAGCTTTGTGAGTCAGTAACCCAGCAATTAGCCACTGCAAGTAGCGGGAGCATTTATGAAATCGCTCAATTGGCATTGCAGGCATGGCGGCGATCGCAAGCTTTGGTACTGACAAATCAATTAGATAATTTACCTACAGAAATTAAATTTGTTAATTATACCGAATCCCAGCCAATATTAAAAACAGAAATAATACCACAGTTTCTCGCCACAGATGCAACTGACACAGATATCCTGGAGACAGAAATCGTGTCAACATCCACAGAAAGTTGGCATAAAGATGAAACAGTTGCTGCCAATTTTACATTTTTAGATGCAGAATTTGCCGATGATGTCAATGCTGTAAATATTACAGAGCATAATACAATATTTGCTAGAGAAAATCAAGCTATAGATGCCAAATTAGCCGTTGGTAAAGAACGGGAAATTCCAGACAATTCCGTTCGCGTCCCCAGCAAACAACTCGAACAAATTAATGATTTATTTGGAGAACTAATTGTTCAACGCAATGGGTTAAATGCCCAACTAGAAAGATTACGCAAACTCGTGCGTCATCTCAACCAGCGAGTGCAAACTCTCGACCGGGAGAACCAAGAACTACGTACAGCTTACCATAAAATTTCTACTCAATCTGCTGTGCCTGGTAGTGAGCAATTCCCAATTGAAAATGACCACCATATACCAGATACAGACAGGGAATTTGATATTTTGGGAATGGATCGCTATAACGATATAAATCTGCGATCGCAGGAAGTTATGGAAACCATTGTTCAGCTACAAGAAGTCACAACTGATGTGCAATTAAGTGTAGATGATACAGACCAAATTGCTCGCAAAATTAACAAAACATCAAAACAATTACAAACAAAACTTAATCATATCCGGATGCGGCCGCTGTCAGATTTAGTTGAGCGTTTTCCTAGAGCTTTGCGTGACTTAAATGTAGAGTATGGAAAGAATGTACAGCTAAAAATTGAAGGTGGTAATACTCTAATTGAACGCGGCATTTTAGAAGCATTGAACGAGCCTTTAATGCACCTATTAAGAAATGCCTTCGATCATGGTATCGAAGATCCTGCCACCCGTCGCCTTCTCGGTAAACCAGAACAAGGATTAATTGAAATTAAAGCAACTCATCATGGTAATCGTACACTCATTAGTATACGTGATGATGGTTGGGGTATTTCTCTAGAGAAAATTCGCACCCGCGCCTTAGCTATGGGATTGGATGCTTCTCTGATTACTAACGCTAGTGATGAAGAACTGTTATCACTAATTTTTGAACCAGGTTTTAGCACTTCCGACCAAGTGACAACATTATCTGGTCGCGGTGTCGGTATGGATGTAGTTCGCAACAATCTTAAATTGATTCGAGGAGATATCAAAGTTGATACAGAACCGGGAGTTGGCACCACCTTCACCCTCTCAGTACCATTTACACTTTCTGTGGCACGAGTATTGTTAGTAGAAATTAACAAAATGCTATTGGCATTTCCCACAGATGTTATTTCGGAAATATCATTACTCCAAAACGAGCGAGTTTTCCAAATGGCGGGTAGCGAAGTCCTCAATTGGCAAGGAACCATGCTACCACTAATTCGCTTGAGTCGCTACTTAGAATTTAATTGCCTGCGTTACGATAGCGCAGAATTAGAAACTCCGGCAGCGATTAATGTTAACAGCGTGTTAGTAGTCAAAGGTAATAATCAGCCGGTAGCGATACAAATAGACCGTTGTTGGGGTGAGCAAGAAGTTGCTGTTCGCCAAGTCGAAGGAAATATATCTCTACCTCATGGCTTTGGCAACTGTACAATTCTTGGAGATGGTCGAGTAGTGCCACTAGTTAATATCAACGAATTGCTATATTGGATTGCTACTAATCAGCGGACTCCTAAAGGTACTCAATTACCATCAGCAAGATTAAAGACACCTTTCCTGATATTTGATGAAGAAAAAGTTTCAGCAGCATCTACCAAATTTAAAGGCACAATTTTGATTGTAGATGACTCAATTAATGTTCGCCGCTTCTTAGCTTTAACCCTAGAAAAAGGAGGGTATCAAGTAGAACAAGCTAAAGACGGTCAAGACGCTTTAGAAAAGCTCCAAAATGGATTGAGAGTTGAAGCAGTAATTTGTGACATTGAAATGCCTCGTCTTGATGGTTATGGCTTTTTAGGTCGCGTAAATTCAGATATGGATACAAAAAATATTCCAGTTGCGATGTTGACTTCCCGTAGTAGTAATAAACATCGCCAATTGGCTATGCAATTGGGTGCAAGAGCCTACTTTTCTAAACCTTACAACGAACAAGAATTACTCCAAACATTGGAAGAAATAATTCGTAATGTTGCAGAAAAGGCAGCGTCTAATTAA
- a CDS encoding response regulator — MSLTLLGTILIVEDSPSELELMSHYLKESGYNVIKTTGAKEALEKAVLEKLDVIVTDVVMPEMSGFELCRSLRRNPITAKVPIIICSSKNQEIDRLWAMRQGADAYITKPYTREHLLRTIKSVVI, encoded by the coding sequence GTGAGCCTGACTTTGCTTGGCACAATTCTGATTGTAGAAGATTCTCCCAGCGAATTGGAATTAATGAGCCATTATCTCAAAGAAAGTGGTTACAACGTAATTAAAACTACTGGTGCAAAAGAAGCTTTAGAAAAAGCTGTCTTGGAAAAATTGGATGTGATAGTTACTGATGTAGTCATGCCGGAAATGAGTGGGTTTGAGTTATGCCGTTCCCTCAGAAGAAATCCAATTACTGCAAAAGTACCGATTATAATTTGTAGTTCTAAAAATCAGGAAATTGACCGTTTGTGGGCGATGAGACAAGGTGCAGATGCCTATATAACTAAACCTTACACCCGCGAACATCTTCTACGCACGATTAAATCAGTGGTAATTTAA
- a CDS encoding chemotaxis protein CheW encodes MTSTNIKLSPKPAENNLAEGYLKFQLNQQTGAVLSMKHTQEAIIVPVDSVTSMPNMPPCILGLMNWRSRIIWVIDLPRMLNLESLDYRVRQYNAIVIRVESLVLGLVVQEIKGTTRFVADEIHSPIGQVASSLVPYLCGCVVQQNEISLVLDAQAIVQSSILRSD; translated from the coding sequence ATGACTAGTACAAATATTAAACTTTCCCCAAAACCAGCCGAAAATAATTTAGCAGAAGGTTATTTAAAGTTCCAGCTAAATCAGCAGACTGGCGCTGTTTTATCAATGAAACATACTCAAGAAGCAATTATTGTGCCTGTTGATTCTGTTACTTCGATGCCTAATATGCCTCCTTGTATATTAGGCTTAATGAATTGGCGGAGTCGGATAATTTGGGTAATTGATTTGCCAAGAATGCTGAATTTAGAATCTCTTGATTATCGGGTGCGGCAGTATAATGCGATCGTTATCCGAGTTGAATCACTGGTGTTAGGGTTAGTTGTACAAGAAATCAAAGGTACAACTAGGTTTGTTGCTGATGAAATTCATTCTCCCATAGGACAAGTAGCATCTAGTTTAGTTCCTTATTTATGTGGCTGTGTAGTGCAACAAAATGAAATATCACTGGTGCTAGATGCTCAGGCTATTGTGCAGTCTTCTATTCTCCGCAGTGATTAG
- a CDS encoding DUF427 domain-containing protein, with protein MPKASWNGAVLAESDNTVVVEGNHYFPADTIKKEYFTESNTHTTCPWKGVASYYSIEVDGQVNKDAAWYYPSTKEKAKNIEGYVAFWKGVKVEV; from the coding sequence ATGCCCAAAGCAAGTTGGAATGGTGCAGTTTTAGCCGAGAGCGATAATACCGTAGTTGTGGAAGGCAACCATTATTTCCCAGCTGACACAATTAAAAAGGAGTACTTCACAGAAAGTAATACCCACACTACTTGTCCTTGGAAGGGTGTTGCTAGCTACTACAGTATCGAAGTTGATGGACAAGTCAACAAAGATGCTGCTTGGTATTATCCCAGCACTAAGGAAAAAGCTAAGAATATTGAAGGCTATGTCGCTTTCTGGAAAGGCGTAAAGGTCGAGGTTTAA